A stretch of the Plodia interpunctella isolate USDA-ARS_2022_Savannah chromosome Z, ilPloInte3.2, whole genome shotgun sequence genome encodes the following:
- the LOC128683375 gene encoding uncharacterized protein LOC128683375 isoform X4 translates to MKTRLHWSNNSVVHMDYESAHGSPYHVHPYPSPVRLQHAFQNQSPKMFHPKGLKPHLDSRGTPNDSPILGRALCLTPRGSPVPGRVSHLNDKFQDSLTLTSDTDALVAKISAMFPTVSETHIKILLKKYYNREAVVISALQVEKHPITTPGPLTMSPSAARLQKSAVGVYSAVQLAKGISGSMHGSSHFTPLTGTPHGSPSLLRPASGASSYYGTNRSTITEGRQSPKMKLKYMKSIFPKAEETLILDILANKDNNVQKASEELISMGFQKKETVIIKEKKKERETPQPPKKVVTIMRTLEEKNQLKQKIQKKYSSIADRVISIALESVDYNEERAEQILSAVMQEEDAPKVTTTLEVKDLRRPLDVKKGVSAGEEARDPSPMAAVAATRRLKTWTEHLKPILKSSTNNESKHKSQYSVPKSGPNPTLRQGPKEGLLLLDYMAWNGPNPDLRSGQAVKAEGPESRDRTASIARGPSGLAKGPAGLAKGSIYQKLNKKSAKIVA, encoded by the exons ATGAAGACTCGATTGCATTGGAGCAATAACAGCGTGGTTCACATGGACTATGAA TCGGCACACGGATCCCCGTACCACGTTCACCCATACCCCTCACCTGTCCGTCTCCAGCATGCCTTTCAAAACCAGAGTCCGAAGATGTTTCATCCCAAGGGACTTAAACCGCATCTC GATTCCCGGGGCACACCCAACGACAGCCCGATACTGGGCCGGGCGCTCTGCCTCACGCCTCGGGGAAGCCCTGTGCCCGGCCGCGTGTCCCACCTCAATGACAAGTTCCAGGACTCCCTCACACTCACCTCGGACACGGATGCGCTGGTCGCCAAGATCAGTGCCATGTTCCCCACTGTCAGTGAGACTCATATCAAGATATTGTTGAAGAA ATATTACAATAGAGAAGCGGTGGTGATAAGCGCTTTGCAAGTGGAGAAGCATCCGATCACGACCCCGGGGCCGCTGACGATGTCCCCGTCAGCGGCCAGACTGCAGAAGAGCGCCGTTGGGGTGTACTCCGCTGTGCAACTCGCCAAAGGCATCTCGGGCTCCATGCACGGCTCCAGTCATTTCACCCCACTCACAGGGACGCCACATG GCTCGCCGTCCCTGCTACGGCCGGCGTCCGGCGCTTCCAGCTACTATGGCACGAACAGGTCGACCATCACGGAGGGTCGGCAATCGCCGAAGATGAAACTCAA GTACATGAAAAGCATATTCCCTAAAGCCGAAGAGACGCTAATACTTGACATTCTTGCGAACAAAGACAACAATGTGCAGAAAGCGAGCGAGGAACTCATCTCGATGGGGTTTCAAAAGAAAGAGACAGTGATCATCAAGGAGAAGAAGAAGGAGAGAGAAACACCGCAGCCGCCGAAGAAAGTTGTCACCATTATGAGGACATTGGAAGAAAAGAATCAGC taaaacagaagatacaaaaaaaatacagctcAATAGCGGATCGGGTTATATCGATTGCTCTCGAGAGTGTCGACTATAATGAGGAAAGGGCTGAACAGATCCTATCAGCTGTCATGCAGGAGGAAGATGCCCCAAAGGTAACCACGACTTTGGAGGTGAAAGACCTGAGAAGACCTCTTGATGTGAAGAAAGG TGTGAGTGCCGGCGAGGAGGCACGCGACCCGAGCCCCATGGCCGCCGTCGCCGCGACGCGCCGCCTCAAGACTTGGACCGAGCACTTGAA ACCTATTTTGAAATCGAGTACTAATAATGAGTCGAAACACAAGTCACAGTACAGCGTGCCGAAGTCGGGCCCCAACCCGACGCTCAGACAGGGGCCCAAGGAGGGATTGCTTTT ATTGGACTACATGGCGTGGAATGGGCCAAATCCAGACCTTCGATCGGGGCAAGCAGTCAAGGCAGAGGGCCCGGAGTCCAGGGATCGGACCGCCTCTATTGCCCGCGGCCCTTCCGGCCTCGCCAAGGGCCCAGCTGGCTTGGCTAAGGGCTCCATTTATCAGAAACTTAACAAAAAGTCTGCtaaaat tGTTGCCTGA
- the LOC128683375 gene encoding uncharacterized protein LOC128683375 isoform X3, which yields MKTRLHWSNNSVVHMDYEQSAHGSPYHVHPYPSPVRLQHAFQNQSPKMFHPKGLKPHLDSRGTPNDSPILGRALCLTPRGSPVPGRVSHLNDKFQDSLTLTSDTDALVAKISAMFPTVSETHIKILLKKYYNREAVVISALQVEKHPITTPGPLTMSPSAARLQKSAVGVYSAVQLAKGISGSMHGSSHFTPLTGTPHGSPSLLRPASGASSYYGTNRSTITEGRQSPKMKLKYMKSIFPKAEETLILDILANKDNNVQKASEELISMGFQKKETVIIKEKKKERETPQPPKKVVTIMRTLEEKNQLKQKIQKKYSSIADRVISIALESVDYNEERAEQILSAVMQEEDAPKVTTTLEVKDLRRPLDVKKGVSAGEEARDPSPMAAVAATRRLKTWTEHLKPILKSSTNNESKHKSQYSVPKSGPNPTLRQGPKEGLLLLDYMAWNGPNPDLRSGQAVKAEGPESRDRTASIARGPSGLAKGPAGLAKGSIYQKLNKKSAKIVA from the exons ATGAAGACTCGATTGCATTGGAGCAATAACAGCGTGGTTCACATGGACTATGAA CAGTCGGCACACGGATCCCCGTACCACGTTCACCCATACCCCTCACCTGTCCGTCTCCAGCATGCCTTTCAAAACCAGAGTCCGAAGATGTTTCATCCCAAGGGACTTAAACCGCATCTC GATTCCCGGGGCACACCCAACGACAGCCCGATACTGGGCCGGGCGCTCTGCCTCACGCCTCGGGGAAGCCCTGTGCCCGGCCGCGTGTCCCACCTCAATGACAAGTTCCAGGACTCCCTCACACTCACCTCGGACACGGATGCGCTGGTCGCCAAGATCAGTGCCATGTTCCCCACTGTCAGTGAGACTCATATCAAGATATTGTTGAAGAA ATATTACAATAGAGAAGCGGTGGTGATAAGCGCTTTGCAAGTGGAGAAGCATCCGATCACGACCCCGGGGCCGCTGACGATGTCCCCGTCAGCGGCCAGACTGCAGAAGAGCGCCGTTGGGGTGTACTCCGCTGTGCAACTCGCCAAAGGCATCTCGGGCTCCATGCACGGCTCCAGTCATTTCACCCCACTCACAGGGACGCCACATG GCTCGCCGTCCCTGCTACGGCCGGCGTCCGGCGCTTCCAGCTACTATGGCACGAACAGGTCGACCATCACGGAGGGTCGGCAATCGCCGAAGATGAAACTCAA GTACATGAAAAGCATATTCCCTAAAGCCGAAGAGACGCTAATACTTGACATTCTTGCGAACAAAGACAACAATGTGCAGAAAGCGAGCGAGGAACTCATCTCGATGGGGTTTCAAAAGAAAGAGACAGTGATCATCAAGGAGAAGAAGAAGGAGAGAGAAACACCGCAGCCGCCGAAGAAAGTTGTCACCATTATGAGGACATTGGAAGAAAAGAATCAGC taaaacagaagatacaaaaaaaatacagctcAATAGCGGATCGGGTTATATCGATTGCTCTCGAGAGTGTCGACTATAATGAGGAAAGGGCTGAACAGATCCTATCAGCTGTCATGCAGGAGGAAGATGCCCCAAAGGTAACCACGACTTTGGAGGTGAAAGACCTGAGAAGACCTCTTGATGTGAAGAAAGG TGTGAGTGCCGGCGAGGAGGCACGCGACCCGAGCCCCATGGCCGCCGTCGCCGCGACGCGCCGCCTCAAGACTTGGACCGAGCACTTGAA ACCTATTTTGAAATCGAGTACTAATAATGAGTCGAAACACAAGTCACAGTACAGCGTGCCGAAGTCGGGCCCCAACCCGACGCTCAGACAGGGGCCCAAGGAGGGATTGCTTTT ATTGGACTACATGGCGTGGAATGGGCCAAATCCAGACCTTCGATCGGGGCAAGCAGTCAAGGCAGAGGGCCCGGAGTCCAGGGATCGGACCGCCTCTATTGCCCGCGGCCCTTCCGGCCTCGCCAAGGGCCCAGCTGGCTTGGCTAAGGGCTCCATTTATCAGAAACTTAACAAAAAGTCTGCtaaaat tGTTGCCTGA
- the LOC128683375 gene encoding uncharacterized protein LOC128683375 isoform X7 translates to MKTRLHWSNNSVVHMDYEDSRGTPNDSPILGRALCLTPRGSPVPGRVSHLNDKFQDSLTLTSDTDALVAKISAMFPTVSETHIKILLKKYYNREAVVISALQVEKHPITTPGPLTMSPSAARLQKSAVGVYSAVQLAKGISGSMHGSSHFTPLTGTPHGSPSLLRPASGASSYYGTNRSTITEGRQSPKMKLKYMKSIFPKAEETLILDILANKDNNVQKASEELISMGFQKKETVIIKEKKKERETPQPPKKVVTIMRTLEEKNQLKQKIQKKYSSIADRVISIALESVDYNEERAEQILSAVMQEEDAPKVTTTLEVKDLRRPLDVKKGVSAGEEARDPSPMAAVAATRRLKTWTEHLKPILKSSTNNESKHKSQYSVPKSGPNPTLRQGPKEGLLLLDYMAWNGPNPDLRSGQAVKAEGPESRDRTASIARGPSGLAKGPAGLAKGSIYQKLNKKSAKIVA, encoded by the exons ATGAAGACTCGATTGCATTGGAGCAATAACAGCGTGGTTCACATGGACTATGAA GATTCCCGGGGCACACCCAACGACAGCCCGATACTGGGCCGGGCGCTCTGCCTCACGCCTCGGGGAAGCCCTGTGCCCGGCCGCGTGTCCCACCTCAATGACAAGTTCCAGGACTCCCTCACACTCACCTCGGACACGGATGCGCTGGTCGCCAAGATCAGTGCCATGTTCCCCACTGTCAGTGAGACTCATATCAAGATATTGTTGAAGAA ATATTACAATAGAGAAGCGGTGGTGATAAGCGCTTTGCAAGTGGAGAAGCATCCGATCACGACCCCGGGGCCGCTGACGATGTCCCCGTCAGCGGCCAGACTGCAGAAGAGCGCCGTTGGGGTGTACTCCGCTGTGCAACTCGCCAAAGGCATCTCGGGCTCCATGCACGGCTCCAGTCATTTCACCCCACTCACAGGGACGCCACATG GCTCGCCGTCCCTGCTACGGCCGGCGTCCGGCGCTTCCAGCTACTATGGCACGAACAGGTCGACCATCACGGAGGGTCGGCAATCGCCGAAGATGAAACTCAA GTACATGAAAAGCATATTCCCTAAAGCCGAAGAGACGCTAATACTTGACATTCTTGCGAACAAAGACAACAATGTGCAGAAAGCGAGCGAGGAACTCATCTCGATGGGGTTTCAAAAGAAAGAGACAGTGATCATCAAGGAGAAGAAGAAGGAGAGAGAAACACCGCAGCCGCCGAAGAAAGTTGTCACCATTATGAGGACATTGGAAGAAAAGAATCAGC taaaacagaagatacaaaaaaaatacagctcAATAGCGGATCGGGTTATATCGATTGCTCTCGAGAGTGTCGACTATAATGAGGAAAGGGCTGAACAGATCCTATCAGCTGTCATGCAGGAGGAAGATGCCCCAAAGGTAACCACGACTTTGGAGGTGAAAGACCTGAGAAGACCTCTTGATGTGAAGAAAGG TGTGAGTGCCGGCGAGGAGGCACGCGACCCGAGCCCCATGGCCGCCGTCGCCGCGACGCGCCGCCTCAAGACTTGGACCGAGCACTTGAA ACCTATTTTGAAATCGAGTACTAATAATGAGTCGAAACACAAGTCACAGTACAGCGTGCCGAAGTCGGGCCCCAACCCGACGCTCAGACAGGGGCCCAAGGAGGGATTGCTTTT ATTGGACTACATGGCGTGGAATGGGCCAAATCCAGACCTTCGATCGGGGCAAGCAGTCAAGGCAGAGGGCCCGGAGTCCAGGGATCGGACCGCCTCTATTGCCCGCGGCCCTTCCGGCCTCGCCAAGGGCCCAGCTGGCTTGGCTAAGGGCTCCATTTATCAGAAACTTAACAAAAAGTCTGCtaaaat tGTTGCCTGA
- the LOC128683375 gene encoding uncharacterized protein LOC128683375 isoform X5: MEELRSKHKSIQNAAHHIALECIHPQQSAHGSPYHVHPYPSPVRLQHAFQNQSPKMFHPKGLKPHLDSRGTPNDSPILGRALCLTPRGSPVPGRVSHLNDKFQDSLTLTSDTDALVAKISAMFPTVSETHIKILLKKYYNREAVVISALQVEKHPITTPGPLTMSPSAARLQKSAVGVYSAVQLAKGISGSMHGSSHFTPLTGTPHGSPSLLRPASGASSYYGTNRSTITEGRQSPKMKLKYMKSIFPKAEETLILDILANKDNNVQKASEELISMGFQKKETVIIKEKKKERETPQPPKKVVTIMRTLEEKNQLKQKIQKKYSSIADRVISIALESVDYNEERAEQILSAVMQEEDAPKVTTTLEVKDLRRPLDVKKGPILKSSTNNESKHKSQYSVPKSGPNPTLRQGPKEGLLLLDYMAWNGPNPDLRSGQAVKAEGPESRDRTASIARGPSGLAKGPAGLAKGSIYQKLNKKSAKIVA, translated from the exons atGGAAGAATTACGATCTAAACACAAGTCCATCCAAAACGCGGCTCATCATATTGCCTTGGAGTGTATTCATCCTCAG CAGTCGGCACACGGATCCCCGTACCACGTTCACCCATACCCCTCACCTGTCCGTCTCCAGCATGCCTTTCAAAACCAGAGTCCGAAGATGTTTCATCCCAAGGGACTTAAACCGCATCTC GATTCCCGGGGCACACCCAACGACAGCCCGATACTGGGCCGGGCGCTCTGCCTCACGCCTCGGGGAAGCCCTGTGCCCGGCCGCGTGTCCCACCTCAATGACAAGTTCCAGGACTCCCTCACACTCACCTCGGACACGGATGCGCTGGTCGCCAAGATCAGTGCCATGTTCCCCACTGTCAGTGAGACTCATATCAAGATATTGTTGAAGAA ATATTACAATAGAGAAGCGGTGGTGATAAGCGCTTTGCAAGTGGAGAAGCATCCGATCACGACCCCGGGGCCGCTGACGATGTCCCCGTCAGCGGCCAGACTGCAGAAGAGCGCCGTTGGGGTGTACTCCGCTGTGCAACTCGCCAAAGGCATCTCGGGCTCCATGCACGGCTCCAGTCATTTCACCCCACTCACAGGGACGCCACATG GCTCGCCGTCCCTGCTACGGCCGGCGTCCGGCGCTTCCAGCTACTATGGCACGAACAGGTCGACCATCACGGAGGGTCGGCAATCGCCGAAGATGAAACTCAA GTACATGAAAAGCATATTCCCTAAAGCCGAAGAGACGCTAATACTTGACATTCTTGCGAACAAAGACAACAATGTGCAGAAAGCGAGCGAGGAACTCATCTCGATGGGGTTTCAAAAGAAAGAGACAGTGATCATCAAGGAGAAGAAGAAGGAGAGAGAAACACCGCAGCCGCCGAAGAAAGTTGTCACCATTATGAGGACATTGGAAGAAAAGAATCAGC taaaacagaagatacaaaaaaaatacagctcAATAGCGGATCGGGTTATATCGATTGCTCTCGAGAGTGTCGACTATAATGAGGAAAGGGCTGAACAGATCCTATCAGCTGTCATGCAGGAGGAAGATGCCCCAAAGGTAACCACGACTTTGGAGGTGAAAGACCTGAGAAGACCTCTTGATGTGAAGAAAGG ACCTATTTTGAAATCGAGTACTAATAATGAGTCGAAACACAAGTCACAGTACAGCGTGCCGAAGTCGGGCCCCAACCCGACGCTCAGACAGGGGCCCAAGGAGGGATTGCTTTT ATTGGACTACATGGCGTGGAATGGGCCAAATCCAGACCTTCGATCGGGGCAAGCAGTCAAGGCAGAGGGCCCGGAGTCCAGGGATCGGACCGCCTCTATTGCCCGCGGCCCTTCCGGCCTCGCCAAGGGCCCAGCTGGCTTGGCTAAGGGCTCCATTTATCAGAAACTTAACAAAAAGTCTGCtaaaat tGTTGCCTGA
- the LOC128683375 gene encoding uncharacterized protein LOC128683375 isoform X8 yields MFHPKGLKPHLDSRGTPNDSPILGRALCLTPRGSPVPGRVSHLNDKFQDSLTLTSDTDALVAKISAMFPTVSETHIKILLKKYYNREAVVISALQVEKHPITTPGPLTMSPSAARLQKSAVGVYSAVQLAKGISGSMHGSSHFTPLTGTPHGSPSLLRPASGASSYYGTNRSTITEGRQSPKMKLKYMKSIFPKAEETLILDILANKDNNVQKASEELISMGFQKKETVIIKEKKKERETPQPPKKVVTIMRTLEEKNQLKQKIQKKYSSIADRVISIALESVDYNEERAEQILSAVMQEEDAPKVTTTLEVKDLRRPLDVKKGVSAGEEARDPSPMAAVAATRRLKTWTEHLKPILKSSTNNESKHKSQYSVPKSGPNPTLRQGPKEGLLLLDYMAWNGPNPDLRSGQAVKAEGPESRDRTASIARGPSGLAKGPAGLAKGSIYQKLNKKSAKIVA; encoded by the exons ATGTTTCATCCCAAGGGACTTAAACCGCATCTC GATTCCCGGGGCACACCCAACGACAGCCCGATACTGGGCCGGGCGCTCTGCCTCACGCCTCGGGGAAGCCCTGTGCCCGGCCGCGTGTCCCACCTCAATGACAAGTTCCAGGACTCCCTCACACTCACCTCGGACACGGATGCGCTGGTCGCCAAGATCAGTGCCATGTTCCCCACTGTCAGTGAGACTCATATCAAGATATTGTTGAAGAA ATATTACAATAGAGAAGCGGTGGTGATAAGCGCTTTGCAAGTGGAGAAGCATCCGATCACGACCCCGGGGCCGCTGACGATGTCCCCGTCAGCGGCCAGACTGCAGAAGAGCGCCGTTGGGGTGTACTCCGCTGTGCAACTCGCCAAAGGCATCTCGGGCTCCATGCACGGCTCCAGTCATTTCACCCCACTCACAGGGACGCCACATG GCTCGCCGTCCCTGCTACGGCCGGCGTCCGGCGCTTCCAGCTACTATGGCACGAACAGGTCGACCATCACGGAGGGTCGGCAATCGCCGAAGATGAAACTCAA GTACATGAAAAGCATATTCCCTAAAGCCGAAGAGACGCTAATACTTGACATTCTTGCGAACAAAGACAACAATGTGCAGAAAGCGAGCGAGGAACTCATCTCGATGGGGTTTCAAAAGAAAGAGACAGTGATCATCAAGGAGAAGAAGAAGGAGAGAGAAACACCGCAGCCGCCGAAGAAAGTTGTCACCATTATGAGGACATTGGAAGAAAAGAATCAGC taaaacagaagatacaaaaaaaatacagctcAATAGCGGATCGGGTTATATCGATTGCTCTCGAGAGTGTCGACTATAATGAGGAAAGGGCTGAACAGATCCTATCAGCTGTCATGCAGGAGGAAGATGCCCCAAAGGTAACCACGACTTTGGAGGTGAAAGACCTGAGAAGACCTCTTGATGTGAAGAAAGG TGTGAGTGCCGGCGAGGAGGCACGCGACCCGAGCCCCATGGCCGCCGTCGCCGCGACGCGCCGCCTCAAGACTTGGACCGAGCACTTGAA ACCTATTTTGAAATCGAGTACTAATAATGAGTCGAAACACAAGTCACAGTACAGCGTGCCGAAGTCGGGCCCCAACCCGACGCTCAGACAGGGGCCCAAGGAGGGATTGCTTTT ATTGGACTACATGGCGTGGAATGGGCCAAATCCAGACCTTCGATCGGGGCAAGCAGTCAAGGCAGAGGGCCCGGAGTCCAGGGATCGGACCGCCTCTATTGCCCGCGGCCCTTCCGGCCTCGCCAAGGGCCCAGCTGGCTTGGCTAAGGGCTCCATTTATCAGAAACTTAACAAAAAGTCTGCtaaaat tGTTGCCTGA
- the LOC128683375 gene encoding uncharacterized protein LOC128683375 isoform X1, whose translation MEELRSKHKSIQNAAHHIALECIHPQQSAHGSPYHVHPYPSPVRLQHAFQNQSPKMFHPKGLKPHLDSRGTPNDSPILGRALCLTPRGSPVPGRVSHLNDKFQDSLTLTSDTDALVAKISAMFPTVSETHIKILLKKYYNREAVVISALQVEKHPITTPGPLTMSPSAARLQKSAVGVYSAVQLAKGISGSMHGSSHFTPLTGTPHGSPSLLRPASGASSYYGTNRSTITEGRQSPKMKLKYMKSIFPKAEETLILDILANKDNNVQKASEELISMGFQKKETVIIKEKKKERETPQPPKKVVTIMRTLEEKNQLKQKIQKKYSSIADRVISIALESVDYNEERAEQILSAVMQEEDAPKVTTTLEVKDLRRPLDVKKGVSAGEEARDPSPMAAVAATRRLKTWTEHLKPILKSSTNNESKHKSQYSVPKSGPNPTLRQGPKEGLLLLDYMAWNGPNPDLRSGQAVKAEGPESRDRTASIARGPSGLAKGPAGLAKGSIYQKLNKKSAKIVA comes from the exons atGGAAGAATTACGATCTAAACACAAGTCCATCCAAAACGCGGCTCATCATATTGCCTTGGAGTGTATTCATCCTCAG CAGTCGGCACACGGATCCCCGTACCACGTTCACCCATACCCCTCACCTGTCCGTCTCCAGCATGCCTTTCAAAACCAGAGTCCGAAGATGTTTCATCCCAAGGGACTTAAACCGCATCTC GATTCCCGGGGCACACCCAACGACAGCCCGATACTGGGCCGGGCGCTCTGCCTCACGCCTCGGGGAAGCCCTGTGCCCGGCCGCGTGTCCCACCTCAATGACAAGTTCCAGGACTCCCTCACACTCACCTCGGACACGGATGCGCTGGTCGCCAAGATCAGTGCCATGTTCCCCACTGTCAGTGAGACTCATATCAAGATATTGTTGAAGAA ATATTACAATAGAGAAGCGGTGGTGATAAGCGCTTTGCAAGTGGAGAAGCATCCGATCACGACCCCGGGGCCGCTGACGATGTCCCCGTCAGCGGCCAGACTGCAGAAGAGCGCCGTTGGGGTGTACTCCGCTGTGCAACTCGCCAAAGGCATCTCGGGCTCCATGCACGGCTCCAGTCATTTCACCCCACTCACAGGGACGCCACATG GCTCGCCGTCCCTGCTACGGCCGGCGTCCGGCGCTTCCAGCTACTATGGCACGAACAGGTCGACCATCACGGAGGGTCGGCAATCGCCGAAGATGAAACTCAA GTACATGAAAAGCATATTCCCTAAAGCCGAAGAGACGCTAATACTTGACATTCTTGCGAACAAAGACAACAATGTGCAGAAAGCGAGCGAGGAACTCATCTCGATGGGGTTTCAAAAGAAAGAGACAGTGATCATCAAGGAGAAGAAGAAGGAGAGAGAAACACCGCAGCCGCCGAAGAAAGTTGTCACCATTATGAGGACATTGGAAGAAAAGAATCAGC taaaacagaagatacaaaaaaaatacagctcAATAGCGGATCGGGTTATATCGATTGCTCTCGAGAGTGTCGACTATAATGAGGAAAGGGCTGAACAGATCCTATCAGCTGTCATGCAGGAGGAAGATGCCCCAAAGGTAACCACGACTTTGGAGGTGAAAGACCTGAGAAGACCTCTTGATGTGAAGAAAGG TGTGAGTGCCGGCGAGGAGGCACGCGACCCGAGCCCCATGGCCGCCGTCGCCGCGACGCGCCGCCTCAAGACTTGGACCGAGCACTTGAA ACCTATTTTGAAATCGAGTACTAATAATGAGTCGAAACACAAGTCACAGTACAGCGTGCCGAAGTCGGGCCCCAACCCGACGCTCAGACAGGGGCCCAAGGAGGGATTGCTTTT ATTGGACTACATGGCGTGGAATGGGCCAAATCCAGACCTTCGATCGGGGCAAGCAGTCAAGGCAGAGGGCCCGGAGTCCAGGGATCGGACCGCCTCTATTGCCCGCGGCCCTTCCGGCCTCGCCAAGGGCCCAGCTGGCTTGGCTAAGGGCTCCATTTATCAGAAACTTAACAAAAAGTCTGCtaaaat tGTTGCCTGA
- the LOC128683375 gene encoding uncharacterized protein LOC128683375 isoform X2 translates to MEELRSKHKSIQNAAHHIALECIHPQSAHGSPYHVHPYPSPVRLQHAFQNQSPKMFHPKGLKPHLDSRGTPNDSPILGRALCLTPRGSPVPGRVSHLNDKFQDSLTLTSDTDALVAKISAMFPTVSETHIKILLKKYYNREAVVISALQVEKHPITTPGPLTMSPSAARLQKSAVGVYSAVQLAKGISGSMHGSSHFTPLTGTPHGSPSLLRPASGASSYYGTNRSTITEGRQSPKMKLKYMKSIFPKAEETLILDILANKDNNVQKASEELISMGFQKKETVIIKEKKKERETPQPPKKVVTIMRTLEEKNQLKQKIQKKYSSIADRVISIALESVDYNEERAEQILSAVMQEEDAPKVTTTLEVKDLRRPLDVKKGVSAGEEARDPSPMAAVAATRRLKTWTEHLKPILKSSTNNESKHKSQYSVPKSGPNPTLRQGPKEGLLLLDYMAWNGPNPDLRSGQAVKAEGPESRDRTASIARGPSGLAKGPAGLAKGSIYQKLNKKSAKIVA, encoded by the exons atGGAAGAATTACGATCTAAACACAAGTCCATCCAAAACGCGGCTCATCATATTGCCTTGGAGTGTATTCATCCTCAG TCGGCACACGGATCCCCGTACCACGTTCACCCATACCCCTCACCTGTCCGTCTCCAGCATGCCTTTCAAAACCAGAGTCCGAAGATGTTTCATCCCAAGGGACTTAAACCGCATCTC GATTCCCGGGGCACACCCAACGACAGCCCGATACTGGGCCGGGCGCTCTGCCTCACGCCTCGGGGAAGCCCTGTGCCCGGCCGCGTGTCCCACCTCAATGACAAGTTCCAGGACTCCCTCACACTCACCTCGGACACGGATGCGCTGGTCGCCAAGATCAGTGCCATGTTCCCCACTGTCAGTGAGACTCATATCAAGATATTGTTGAAGAA ATATTACAATAGAGAAGCGGTGGTGATAAGCGCTTTGCAAGTGGAGAAGCATCCGATCACGACCCCGGGGCCGCTGACGATGTCCCCGTCAGCGGCCAGACTGCAGAAGAGCGCCGTTGGGGTGTACTCCGCTGTGCAACTCGCCAAAGGCATCTCGGGCTCCATGCACGGCTCCAGTCATTTCACCCCACTCACAGGGACGCCACATG GCTCGCCGTCCCTGCTACGGCCGGCGTCCGGCGCTTCCAGCTACTATGGCACGAACAGGTCGACCATCACGGAGGGTCGGCAATCGCCGAAGATGAAACTCAA GTACATGAAAAGCATATTCCCTAAAGCCGAAGAGACGCTAATACTTGACATTCTTGCGAACAAAGACAACAATGTGCAGAAAGCGAGCGAGGAACTCATCTCGATGGGGTTTCAAAAGAAAGAGACAGTGATCATCAAGGAGAAGAAGAAGGAGAGAGAAACACCGCAGCCGCCGAAGAAAGTTGTCACCATTATGAGGACATTGGAAGAAAAGAATCAGC taaaacagaagatacaaaaaaaatacagctcAATAGCGGATCGGGTTATATCGATTGCTCTCGAGAGTGTCGACTATAATGAGGAAAGGGCTGAACAGATCCTATCAGCTGTCATGCAGGAGGAAGATGCCCCAAAGGTAACCACGACTTTGGAGGTGAAAGACCTGAGAAGACCTCTTGATGTGAAGAAAGG TGTGAGTGCCGGCGAGGAGGCACGCGACCCGAGCCCCATGGCCGCCGTCGCCGCGACGCGCCGCCTCAAGACTTGGACCGAGCACTTGAA ACCTATTTTGAAATCGAGTACTAATAATGAGTCGAAACACAAGTCACAGTACAGCGTGCCGAAGTCGGGCCCCAACCCGACGCTCAGACAGGGGCCCAAGGAGGGATTGCTTTT ATTGGACTACATGGCGTGGAATGGGCCAAATCCAGACCTTCGATCGGGGCAAGCAGTCAAGGCAGAGGGCCCGGAGTCCAGGGATCGGACCGCCTCTATTGCCCGCGGCCCTTCCGGCCTCGCCAAGGGCCCAGCTGGCTTGGCTAAGGGCTCCATTTATCAGAAACTTAACAAAAAGTCTGCtaaaat tGTTGCCTGA